One segment of candidate division KSB1 bacterium DNA contains the following:
- a CDS encoding N-acetylneuraminate synthase family protein: MARVMVADRCIGDGMPVFVIAEIGINHNGSLALAKKMIDGACFAGCDAVKFQKRTPELCVPREQWHVERDTPWGRMSYIDYRHRMEFGSDEFAEIDRHCRERGIIWFASCWDEAAVDFIAQFDPPLYKAASASLTDHPLLRKMRQTGKPVMISTGMSTPQEIEQAVKAIGTENLLIAHSTSSYPCKPEELNLRMIQTLKQRYPGNPVGYSGHEIGLAPSWAAVVLGATFLERHLTLDRAMWGTDQAASVEVMGMHRLVANIRDIERSLGDGIKRVYDSEVDVRRKLRRYRQEQNQAVMV; the protein is encoded by the coding sequence ATGGCCAGAGTTATGGTGGCCGATCGCTGTATCGGCGACGGCATGCCGGTTTTCGTGATTGCCGAAATCGGCATCAATCACAACGGCTCGCTGGCGCTCGCGAAAAAGATGATCGACGGCGCCTGTTTCGCGGGTTGCGATGCCGTCAAGTTTCAAAAACGCACCCCCGAGCTGTGTGTGCCGCGCGAGCAATGGCATGTCGAGCGCGACACCCCCTGGGGGCGGATGAGTTACATCGATTACCGCCATCGCATGGAATTCGGCAGCGACGAGTTTGCCGAAATCGACCGGCATTGCCGCGAACGCGGCATCATTTGGTTTGCCTCCTGCTGGGATGAAGCCGCGGTCGACTTCATCGCGCAATTCGACCCGCCGCTGTACAAGGCGGCTTCGGCCTCGCTCACTGATCATCCGCTGCTGCGCAAGATGCGGCAAACCGGCAAACCGGTGATGATTTCCACCGGCATGTCCACGCCGCAGGAGATCGAGCAGGCGGTGAAGGCCATTGGCACGGAGAATCTTCTCATTGCCCACTCGACCTCCAGTTATCCCTGCAAGCCGGAGGAGCTCAACCTGCGCATGATTCAGACACTCAAACAGCGCTACCCCGGCAATCCGGTGGGATATTCCGGCCATGAGATCGGCCTGGCACCGAGTTGGGCGGCGGTGGTGTTGGGCGCAACTTTTCTGGAGCGCCACCTCACCCTCGATCGCGCCATGTGGGGCACCGATCAGGCCGCCTCAGTGGAGGTGATGGGCATGCACCGGCTGGTGGCCAACATCCGCGACATCGAGCGTTCGCTGGGCGACGGCATCAAGCGGGTGTATGACAGCGAAGTCGACGTGCGCAGGAAGTTGCGCCGTTATCGCCAGGAGCAAAATCAAGCCGTGATGGTGTGA